A stretch of the Bdellovibrio sp. 22V genome encodes the following:
- a CDS encoding hemerythrin domain-containing protein — translation MAQLTNKLKNDHKVLVSALEEIKNIGIAHPDAPKKLIAAKAALLAHLKHEDVELYPVLKKAAASDGSMQSTLNVLAKDMETLAPAALAFFAKYEKGGDPTEFSRDFSKLFSALATRIRREEETLYAMFDKVADKKAA, via the coding sequence ATGGCACAACTTACGAACAAACTTAAAAACGATCACAAGGTTCTCGTCTCTGCGCTCGAGGAAATCAAAAACATTGGTATCGCACATCCTGACGCTCCCAAAAAATTGATCGCCGCGAAAGCAGCTCTTTTGGCACATCTCAAACATGAAGACGTCGAACTTTATCCGGTTCTAAAAAAGGCGGCCGCGTCTGACGGTTCGATGCAATCCACACTCAATGTTCTTGCCAAAGATATGGAGACACTGGCTCCGGCAGCGTTGGCATTTTTTGCCAAGTACGAAAAAGGCGGCGATCCGACAGAATTTTCTCGCGACTTCAGTAAACTTTTCTCTGCACTTGCGACACGCATTCGTCGTGAGGAAGAAACTCTGTACGCAATGTTTGATAAAGTGGCTGATAAGAAAGCCGCTTAA
- a CDS encoding YkgJ family cysteine cluster protein: MEEFKFTGKEWWREGVRFECTGSGKCCTSHGEYGFVYLSLEDRQRFAKHLKMRTADFTRKYCDKTGGIWHLKEDPKNPDCMFLKGKSCGIYEARPTQCRTWPFWPEVMNAKSWAKDVKAFCPGVGKGPLIPAERIEAQLREQIESEKGWGK; encoded by the coding sequence GTGGAAGAGTTCAAATTTACGGGTAAAGAATGGTGGCGCGAAGGCGTTCGTTTCGAATGCACTGGATCTGGAAAGTGCTGCACTTCTCACGGCGAATACGGTTTTGTTTATCTGAGCCTGGAAGACCGCCAACGATTCGCTAAACATCTGAAAATGCGTACAGCTGACTTCACCCGCAAATACTGCGATAAAACCGGCGGCATCTGGCACCTGAAAGAAGACCCTAAAAATCCTGATTGCATGTTCCTTAAAGGCAAGAGCTGCGGAATTTACGAAGCTCGCCCTACTCAATGTCGTACTTGGCCTTTTTGGCCGGAAGTCATGAATGCCAAATCCTGGGCGAAAGATGTTAAAGCCTTCTGCCCTGGCGTCGGCAAAGGTCCGTTGATTCCAGCAGAACGCATTGAAGCACAATTGCGCGAACAAATCGAAAGCGAAAAAGGCTGGGGCAAATAG